TCTGCTGTCTTTTGAAATGGTCCCGTTATAGCATTGTATTATCAGTAGTATGACTTCTTCATGGAGCTCACagtgtctgtttcttttctgttacAGCGGACAGTGGATCTGCAGCCCTGTATTCTAAACAGGAGAACGAGCTTTTCATCATGAACTGCGACATAGACGGTACAGCTTCATGAAATGATTCATGTCTGAGGGCTGCGTCATGTAACAATAATGAGATAATgtgttgtaaatgtatgtgaacAGCGtccgtgtttgtgtccacttcAGGAGACATGGAGAAccaggtggagatggaggagaagacgAGGTTAATAAATCAAGTTTTGGAACTTCAGCACACACTGGAAGGTAACACGCACTTATCACTCACACAActttatatttactgtgtgttcTCCAGGGTGGGGAAATTGCCCCCTTGTTTGGTAAAGTCAACAACAGCAGTCCAGAAAAACTTAAATATAACCTAAAGCCTTCTCACTCCTTGTGTATAAGTCCTTGTCTTGCTCTCTAATACAAACCAGATTAAGGAAGACCCCGGACACTCAGGTGTTGTCATACATATGCGTCTTTAATGCTTGTTGAGCATGAAGTTTTAAAACACTGGGTGCTTCTccctttgctgctgctgctcttctctctctgcatttcctCATCTCAGCCACTCTGCTGTCTTCATACAGTCCTGTGTTAATGCACTCGCTCTACCTCTTAcgctctctgtccgtctcttcTCCACATTCACAAacggcacacacagacacacacgatTTTTCCCAAAAGAAGTGGTGACAGTTGGGAACCTGAACAATCTCAGATGTCTTTTtgatcaggaaaaaaaaaaagcgaattCAGTTTTGTGCCTTGTGTTAAGTAGACGTGAACATTTTACATGtcttgcaaaaacaaaaataggaatgaatgaaatgaaaccgaTCAATTACCCAGCCCTACACCGGTTTGATTGCTAGGTGTCATGTTCTTTGCTGGCTTATAGCTTTGTGTCTCTGCGCAAagaaagttgtgtttacattctgtcAGTCAGTGGAATAGCATATGTTTGTGCATCCACAAAATGGGGACCTGTCAAAGCAATGCTCAATAACACTattagtggtcaaaaactccacatggTACCTTTTTAAACTGTTTGGACTCACTCTTtcttaataatgtaatataattttCTCAGTAACATGTAGTGGTgtgagcagaaagagaaatcaGAAGAAATTGTATTAGTGGCTATTCACTGTGTAGATTAAATCTGAGACAGGGTAGGTGGATATCACTGGATCTATTCGGCTGTGATGAACCCGttctttatttttgttccaGACTTGTCAGCACGGGTCGACGCAGTCAAGGAGGAGAACCTGAAGTTAAAGTCTGAGAACCAGGTCCTCGGTCAGTACATCGAGAACCTCATGTCGGCCTCCAGCGTCTTCCAGACCACCGACACCAAGAGCAAACGGAAGTGAGGTACCCTTCGGGGGTAAACCCTGAAGTCCCGGGCCGGCAGCTGGGAGAGGAAACCCACCATGGAGACATAGAGAGGGGTTTGTTTTCTCAGCGGACCTGGGTGTTTCCTGTAACCATTAAAGAGTCAAAACTAACAATTTAATCATCAAAGAACATAAAGTGACTCTGTCACCCGCCCCGCTGGCTCAGAGATAGATCAGTTTAATGTTAGTCTGTCCCAGGTCTGTTTTACAGCAGCGCCCTCTCCACACTACAGACGAGGTAGACATCACCCTTTAAtcactgacacaaaacagaacCAGAATTTGTAAGTGGTTAAGGGTCATTTGTACCTTGAGTTTCTTCTCAGCGCTCCCTGTCAAAGTAGTATCTGTAAAATAATTCTAAATAGCTGCTGTTTTACCTACTTTGCTTTCTGTTTGAGAACAATTCTGACTTTCTGTGGTTTTCCCAACTTTCTGACACCGTGTTCCCGTCTCAAACcataaatattacaaatactGTTTGACCATGAACCTCcattttcaattatttattttgtaaagtatTTTCTACGTCAGCTGGATCTGAGCTTTTGGTTGGCCTTGGATGTCATCTTGTCTGTATTCCTCTATTTAAAAGCTGGCAAACTGAACAGTATTACTgagaatgaaaaatgtatttagatcGCATGTACGAGTAATACACCTCCTGAGtaagtttctttctgtttgacATTATATCTaatgaaatgtctttaattCAATAATCACTGAATTACTGCGAGCCTTTTAACAGTAGGAGGTGGATACTAGATGCATAAAGCACAGTGAAACTAAAAAAATGAGCACTTCATAAAAGTGTAGGTTTTAACTAACAtcagtgatgtttttattgccagtggttgatttttaaaatcacaatgGCAagattttctctctgtgcttaAAAGTATTTGTAAGCCGTTCAATTGATCATGTCATAAATGAGTGTTGTGGCCCAAAGTGTAACACAAGAGTGACAAAGGAAATGCAGCAGGGCTCTGTCAGATACAAACCctgcattattacattttgtgtcCTTTTCCAGTAACGTCcattgggggtgggggggctgaaCGGACCAAATGacatgagaaaagaaatgagacagGTTGAtgaggaggggagaaagagatgcTTTCCGCTTTAACGGCAGGACCTAAAGCAGTAAAGAGGCCTTGAGTGCTATTGATCCATTCAGCCAGGCCTGGAATCCATCAGCTGCTA
The sequence above is a segment of the Enoplosus armatus isolate fEnoArm2 chromosome 2, fEnoArm2.hap1, whole genome shotgun sequence genome. Coding sequences within it:
- the scoca gene encoding short coiled-coil protein A isoform X1; translated protein: MEAEVDEEDGTFTNISLADDTADSGSAALYSKQENELFIMNCDIDGDMENQVEMEEKTRLINQVLELQHTLEDLSARVDAVKEENLKLKSENQVLGQYIENLMSASSVFQTTDTKSKRK
- the scoca gene encoding short coiled-coil protein A isoform X2, with the translated sequence MEAEVDEEDGTFTNISLADDTADSGSAALYSKQENELFIMNCDIDDLSARVDAVKEENLKLKSENQVLGQYIENLMSASSVFQTTDTKSKRK
- the scoca gene encoding short coiled-coil protein A isoform X3, encoding MNCDIDGDMENQVEMEEKTRLINQVLELQHTLEDLSARVDAVKEENLKLKSENQVLGQYIENLMSASSVFQTTDTKSKRK